The Kitasatospora sp. NBC_00374 genome has a segment encoding these proteins:
- a CDS encoding ABC-F family ATP-binding cassette domain-containing protein encodes MGHVEISHLEYYLPDGRVLFDDASFRVGEGAAVALVGANGAGKTTLLRMIAGDVQPHGGTVTVSGGLGVMRQFVGTTGREDLRETPGALPPDASVRDLLVSVAPPRIAVAAKAVDAAELAMMAQDDEKTQMAYAQALSDWADVGGYDYETDWDVCTTAALGMPFDRAQFRGLNTLSGGEQKRLVLECLLRGPDEVLLLDEPDNYLDVPGKRWLEEAVKASSKTVLFISHDRELLSRTADKIISVESGFGGGGSSVWVHGGGFESFHEARKERFARFEELGRRWDEEHAKLKKLVVNLRQAASVSHALATRYAAAQTRLKKFEEAGRPEEPPREQNITMRLKGGRTGVRALTLEGLELTGLMKPFDLEVYYGERVAVLGSNGSGKSHFLRLLAGDESVRHGGTWRLGARVVPGHFRQTHAHPELFGRTVRSIVEEEHALSRGAAMGALRRYELDRQEEQRFESLSGGQQARLMILKLELSGVTALLLDEPTDNLDLESAEALQEGLEAFDGTVLCVTHDRWFTRSFDRFLVFGSDGRVYEAPEPVWDETRVVRDR; translated from the coding sequence ATGGGACACGTCGAGATTTCACACCTGGAGTACTACCTGCCGGACGGGCGGGTGCTGTTCGACGACGCGTCCTTCCGGGTGGGCGAGGGCGCCGCCGTCGCCCTGGTCGGTGCCAACGGCGCCGGCAAGACCACCCTGCTCCGCATGATCGCCGGTGACGTGCAGCCGCACGGCGGCACCGTCACCGTCAGCGGCGGGCTCGGCGTGATGCGCCAGTTCGTCGGCACCACCGGCCGCGAGGACCTGCGGGAGACCCCCGGCGCGCTGCCGCCGGACGCCTCCGTCCGGGACCTGCTGGTCTCCGTCGCGCCGCCGCGGATCGCCGTCGCCGCCAAGGCGGTGGACGCCGCCGAGCTGGCGATGATGGCGCAGGACGACGAGAAGACGCAGATGGCGTACGCGCAGGCGCTCTCCGACTGGGCGGACGTCGGCGGATACGACTACGAGACCGACTGGGACGTCTGCACCACCGCCGCGCTCGGGATGCCGTTCGACCGGGCGCAGTTCCGCGGTCTGAACACGCTGTCCGGCGGTGAGCAGAAGCGGCTGGTGCTGGAGTGCCTGCTGCGCGGCCCGGACGAGGTGCTGCTGCTCGACGAGCCGGACAACTACCTGGACGTGCCCGGCAAGCGCTGGCTGGAGGAGGCCGTCAAGGCCAGCTCCAAGACCGTGCTGTTCATCTCGCACGACCGCGAACTGCTCTCCCGGACCGCCGACAAGATCATCAGCGTCGAGTCGGGCTTCGGCGGGGGCGGCAGCAGCGTCTGGGTGCACGGTGGCGGCTTCGAGTCCTTCCACGAGGCCCGCAAGGAGCGGTTCGCCCGCTTCGAGGAGCTCGGCCGCCGCTGGGACGAGGAGCACGCCAAGCTCAAGAAGCTGGTGGTCAACCTGCGCCAGGCGGCCTCGGTCAGCCACGCCCTGGCCACCCGCTACGCCGCCGCGCAGACCCGGCTGAAGAAGTTCGAGGAGGCCGGCCGCCCGGAGGAGCCGCCGCGCGAGCAGAACATCACCATGCGGCTGAAGGGCGGCCGGACGGGCGTGCGGGCGCTCACCCTGGAGGGCCTGGAGCTCACCGGCCTGATGAAGCCGTTCGACCTGGAGGTCTACTACGGCGAGCGGGTCGCGGTGCTCGGCTCCAACGGCTCCGGCAAGTCGCACTTCCTGCGGCTGCTCGCCGGGGACGAGTCGGTCCGGCACGGCGGCACCTGGCGGCTCGGCGCGCGGGTGGTCCCCGGTCACTTCCGGCAGACCCACGCCCACCCGGAGCTGTTCGGCCGGACGGTGCGCTCGATCGTCGAGGAGGAGCACGCGCTCAGCCGCGGCGCCGCGATGGGCGCGCTGCGCCGGTACGAGCTGGACCGGCAGGAGGAGCAGCGGTTCGAGTCGCTCTCCGGCGGTCAGCAGGCCCGGTTGATGATCCTCAAGCTGGAGCTCTCCGGGGTCACCGCGCTGCTGCTCGACGAGCCGACCGACAACCTGGACCTGGAGAGCGCGGAGGCCCTGCAGGAGGGCCTGGAGGCCTTCGACGGCACGGTGCTGTGCGTCACCCACGACCGCTGGTTCACCCGGAGCTTCGACCGTTTCCTGGTGTTCGGGTCGGACGGGCGGGTGTACGAGGCGCCGGAACCGGTCTGGGACGAGACCCGGGTGGTGCGTGATCGTTGA
- the truA gene encoding tRNA pseudouridine(38-40) synthase TruA encodes MLKDCEQTPPQQDGPADGYVRIRLDLAYHGAEFSGWARQPGRRTVQGEIEDALRVVTRSSETYDLTVAGRTDAGVHARGQVAHVDLPQELWAGHGEKLLRRLAGRLPADIRIFRVGEAPSGFDARFAAIWRRYAYRVADHPGGVDPLLRGHVLWHDRPVDIDLMNEAARLLVGEHDFAAYCKKREGATTIRTLLELHWERVPVDGYATQEGSLAVATVRADAFCHNMVRALVGAMLLVGDGHRPVEFPGQVLAGRVRNSAVNVIRPYGLTLEEVGYPADDQLAARNRAARRMRTLPGTEG; translated from the coding sequence GTGCTCAAGGATTGCGAGCAGACGCCGCCGCAGCAGGACGGGCCCGCCGACGGGTACGTCCGGATCCGGCTGGACCTGGCCTACCACGGCGCGGAGTTCTCCGGCTGGGCGCGGCAGCCCGGACGGCGCACGGTGCAGGGCGAGATCGAGGACGCCCTGCGGGTCGTCACCCGCAGCTCGGAGACGTACGACCTCACGGTCGCCGGTCGCACCGACGCCGGCGTGCACGCCCGCGGTCAGGTCGCGCACGTCGACCTGCCGCAGGAGCTGTGGGCCGGCCACGGCGAGAAGCTGCTCCGGCGCCTGGCCGGGCGGCTGCCCGCGGACATCCGGATCTTCCGGGTGGGCGAGGCCCCGAGCGGCTTCGACGCCCGTTTCGCCGCCATCTGGCGCCGGTACGCGTACCGGGTCGCCGACCACCCCGGCGGGGTCGACCCGCTGCTGCGCGGGCATGTGCTCTGGCACGACCGGCCGGTGGACATCGACCTGATGAACGAGGCGGCCCGGCTGCTGGTCGGCGAGCACGACTTCGCCGCGTACTGCAAGAAGCGCGAGGGCGCGACCACCATCCGCACCCTGCTGGAACTGCACTGGGAGCGGGTGCCGGTGGACGGGTACGCGACCCAGGAGGGCAGCCTGGCGGTGGCCACCGTCCGGGCCGACGCGTTCTGCCACAACATGGTGCGGGCGCTGGTCGGCGCGATGCTGCTGGTCGGCGACGGGCACCGGCCGGTGGAGTTCCCCGGCCAGGTGCTGGCCGGCCGGGTGCGCAACTCCGCGGTCAACGTGATCCGGCCGTACGGGCTGACGCTGGAGGAGGTCGGCTACCCGGCCGACGACCAGCTCGCCGCGCGCAACCGGGCGGCCCGCCGGATGCGGACCCTGCCGGGCACCGAGGGCTGA
- the rplQ gene encoding 50S ribosomal protein L17: protein MPRPTKGARLGGGPHHEPLLLAGLCRELFQYGRITTTEAKARRMRPLAEKLITKAKKGDIHNRRLVRKTITDISVLHTLFTEIAPRYENRPGGYTRITKIGPRRGDNAPMAVIELVEGLTVAQTAVGEAEGATKRAVKEAEQAAETKADETTEVESA from the coding sequence ATGCCGCGTCCCACCAAGGGTGCCCGCCTCGGCGGCGGCCCGCACCACGAGCCGCTGCTGCTCGCCGGTCTGTGCCGGGAGCTGTTCCAGTACGGCCGCATCACCACGACCGAGGCCAAGGCCCGTCGGATGCGCCCGCTGGCGGAGAAGCTGATCACCAAGGCGAAGAAGGGCGACATCCACAACCGTCGCCTGGTTCGCAAGACGATCACCGACATCTCGGTGCTGCACACTCTCTTCACCGAGATCGCGCCGCGCTACGAGAACCGCCCGGGTGGTTACACCCGTATCACCAAGATCGGTCCCCGTCGTGGCGACAACGCCCCGATGGCCGTGATCGAGCTGGTCGAGGGCCTGACCGTCGCGCAGACCGCCGTCGGCGAGGCCGAGGGCGCCACCAAGCGTGCCGTCAAGGAGGCCGAGCAGGCCGCCGAGACCAAGGCCGACGAGACCACCGAGGTCGAGTCCGCCTGA
- a CDS encoding DNA-directed RNA polymerase subunit alpha: protein MLIAQRPSLTEEVVDEFRSRFVIEPLEPGFGYTLGNSLRRTLLSSIPGAAVTSIRVDGVLHEFTTVPGVKEDVTDLILNIKQLVVSSEHDEPVVMYLRKQGPGVVTAADIAPPAGVEVHNPELVLATLNGKGKLEMELTVERGRGYVSAVQNKASGQEIGRIPVDSIYSPVLKVTYKVEATRVEQRTDFDKLIVDVETKPAMRPRDAMASAGKTLVELFGLARELNVDAEGIDMGPSPTDAALAADLALPIEELELTVRSYNCLKREGIHTVGELVARSEADLLDIRNFGAKSIDEVKAKLAGMGLALKDSPPGFDPTAAADAFGADDLDDAGYAETEQY, encoded by the coding sequence ATGCTGATCGCTCAGCGTCCCTCGCTGACCGAAGAGGTCGTCGACGAATTCCGCTCGCGGTTCGTGATCGAGCCGCTGGAGCCGGGCTTCGGCTACACCCTCGGCAACTCGCTCCGCCGTACGCTCCTCTCCTCGATCCCCGGCGCTGCTGTCACCAGCATCCGGGTCGACGGTGTCCTGCACGAGTTCACCACCGTGCCGGGCGTCAAGGAGGACGTCACCGACCTCATCCTCAACATCAAGCAGCTGGTCGTCTCCTCGGAGCACGACGAGCCGGTCGTGATGTACCTGCGCAAGCAGGGCCCGGGTGTGGTCACCGCCGCCGACATCGCGCCCCCGGCCGGTGTCGAGGTGCACAACCCCGAGCTGGTCCTCGCCACGCTGAACGGCAAGGGCAAGCTGGAGATGGAGCTGACCGTCGAGCGCGGTCGCGGCTACGTCTCCGCCGTGCAGAACAAGGCTTCCGGCCAGGAGATCGGCCGTATCCCGGTCGACTCGATCTACAGCCCCGTGCTGAAGGTCACCTACAAGGTCGAGGCCACCCGTGTCGAGCAGCGGACCGACTTCGACAAGCTGATCGTCGACGTCGAGACCAAGCCCGCCATGCGCCCGCGTGACGCCATGGCGTCGGCCGGTAAGACCCTCGTCGAGCTGTTCGGCCTCGCCCGCGAGCTGAACGTCGACGCCGAGGGCATCGACATGGGCCCGTCCCCGACGGACGCCGCCCTGGCCGCCGACCTGGCGCTGCCGATCGAGGAGCTCGAGCTCACCGTTCGGTCGTACAACTGCCTCAAGCGCGAGGGCATCCACACCGTGGGTGAGCTCGTCGCCCGCTCCGAGGCCGACCTGCTCGACATCCGCAACTTCGGTGCGAAGTCGATCGACGAGGTCAAGGCGAAGCTGGCCGGCATGGGCCTGGCCCTCAAGGACAGCCCGCCCGGATTCGACCCGACCGCCGCCGCCGACGCCTTCGGCGCCGACGACCTGGACGACGCGGGTTACGCGGAGACCGAGCAGTACTAG
- the rpsK gene encoding 30S ribosomal protein S11 gives MPPKGRQAAGAKKIRRKEKKNVAHGHAHIKSTFNNTIVSITDPSGNVISWASAGHVGFKGSRKSTPFAAQMAAEAAARRAQEHGMRKVDVFVKGPGSGRETAIRSLQATGLEVGSIQDVTPTPHNGCRPPKRRRV, from the coding sequence ATGCCCCCCAAGGGTCGTCAGGCTGCCGGCGCGAAGAAGATCCGCCGCAAGGAGAAGAAGAACGTCGCTCACGGGCACGCCCACATCAAGAGCACGTTCAACAACACCATCGTTTCGATCACCGACCCCTCGGGCAACGTGATCTCCTGGGCCTCTGCCGGTCACGTCGGCTTCAAGGGCTCGCGCAAGTCCACCCCGTTCGCCGCGCAGATGGCCGCCGAGGCCGCTGCCCGTCGCGCGCAGGAGCACGGCATGCGCAAGGTCGACGTCTTCGTGAAGGGTCCGGGCTCCGGCCGCGAGACCGCGATCCGCTCGCTCCAGGCCACCGGCCTGGAGGTGGGCTCGATCCAGGACGTCACCCCCACCCCGCACAACGGCTGCCGTCCGCCGAAGCGCCGCCGCGTCTGA
- the rpsM gene encoding 30S ribosomal protein S13, with product MARLAGVDLPREKRIEIALTYVYGIGRTRAQQSLAETGVNPDIRVRDISEEDLVKLAQWIDANYTVEGDLRRSVAADIRRKVEIGCYEGLRHRRGLPVRGQRTHTNARTRKGPRRAIAGKKKPGKK from the coding sequence ATGGCACGCCTCGCCGGCGTTGATCTCCCCCGTGAGAAGCGGATCGAGATCGCCCTCACGTACGTCTACGGCATCGGCCGTACCCGCGCCCAGCAGTCGCTGGCCGAGACGGGCGTGAACCCCGACATCCGGGTCCGCGACATTTCCGAGGAAGACCTCGTGAAGCTCGCGCAGTGGATCGACGCCAACTACACGGTCGAGGGTGACCTCCGCCGTTCGGTCGCCGCCGACATCCGCCGCAAGGTCGAGATCGGCTGCTACGAGGGTCTGCGTCACCGCCGCGGCCTGCCCGTCCGCGGTCAGCGCACCCACACCAACGCGCGTACCCGCAAGGGCCCGCGTCGCGCGATTGCCGGTAAGAAGAAGCCGGGCAAGAAGTAG
- the rpmJ gene encoding 50S ribosomal protein L36 — MKVKPSVKKICDKCKVIRRHGRVMVICDNLRHKQRQG; from the coding sequence ATGAAGGTCAAGCCGAGCGTCAAGAAGATCTGCGACAAGTGCAAGGTGATCCGCCGTCACGGCCGGGTCATGGTGATCTGCGACAACCTGCGCCACAAGCAGCGCCAGGGCTGA
- the infA gene encoding translation initiation factor IF-1, with product MAKKQGAIEIEGTVIESLPNAMFKVELQNGHKVLAHISGKMRMHYIRILPDDRVVVELSPYDLTRGRIVYRYK from the coding sequence ATGGCAAAGAAGCAAGGCGCCATTGAGATCGAGGGCACCGTGATCGAGTCTCTTCCGAACGCCATGTTCAAGGTCGAGCTGCAGAACGGTCACAAGGTCCTCGCGCACATCAGCGGCAAGATGCGGATGCACTACATCCGTATCCTCCCGGACGACCGGGTTGTCGTGGAGCTCAGCCCTTACGACCTGACTCGCGGCCGGATCGTCTACCGGTACAAGTAA
- the mscL gene encoding large conductance mechanosensitive channel protein MscL — translation MLKGFRDFMMRGNVIDMAVGVVIGAAFTGVVTGFVSAFLTPLVGVVVGAAGDFSSYKFTVAGVTFPYGQFLNVLIAFLMTAAVLYFCVVLPVTKATARYLPKKPKTPKRPCPECLTEIPQAARRCASCTAVVEPVSVGATY, via the coding sequence GTGCTCAAGGGCTTCCGGGACTTCATGATGCGCGGCAACGTCATCGACATGGCGGTCGGTGTCGTGATCGGTGCCGCCTTCACCGGCGTGGTGACCGGCTTCGTGTCGGCCTTCCTCACCCCGCTGGTCGGCGTGGTGGTCGGCGCGGCCGGCGACTTCAGCAGCTACAAGTTCACCGTGGCCGGGGTCACCTTCCCGTACGGCCAGTTCCTCAATGTGCTGATCGCGTTCCTGATGACCGCCGCGGTGCTCTACTTCTGCGTGGTGCTGCCGGTCACCAAGGCGACCGCCCGCTACCTGCCGAAGAAGCCGAAGACCCCGAAGCGCCCCTGCCCGGAGTGCCTGACCGAGATCCCGCAGGCGGCCCGCCGTTGCGCGTCCTGCACCGCGGTGGTCGAGCCCGTGTCGGTCGGCGCCACGTACTGA
- the map gene encoding type I methionyl aminopeptidase encodes MVEIKTPEQIAKMRVAGLVVAEALKACREAVAPGVTTQELNDIAAKVIADHGATSNFRAHHGGLWFPGVICASVNNEVVHGIPGERVLREGDLISIDCGAIVDGWHGDAAITVPVGEVAPEHALLSRVTEGSMWAGIAQMKKGNRLVDVSRAIEGYIRRQPLPPKGKWGITEGYGGHGIGTAMHMEPHVLNYVAGRGKGPKLIPGTVLAIEPMVGLGTPHTTTLEDDWTVVTDDGTWASHWEHSVAVTEQGPLVLTAFDGGRAELAKLGITAAPDPLA; translated from the coding sequence ATGGTGGAGATCAAGACCCCCGAGCAGATCGCGAAGATGCGAGTGGCCGGGCTGGTCGTCGCCGAAGCGCTCAAGGCCTGCCGGGAGGCGGTCGCCCCGGGTGTGACCACCCAGGAGCTCAACGACATCGCGGCGAAGGTGATCGCCGACCACGGCGCCACCTCGAACTTCCGCGCGCACCACGGCGGACTGTGGTTCCCCGGGGTGATCTGCGCCTCGGTCAACAACGAGGTGGTGCACGGCATCCCCGGCGAGCGGGTGCTCCGCGAGGGCGACCTGATCTCGATCGACTGCGGTGCGATCGTGGACGGTTGGCACGGCGACGCGGCCATCACCGTCCCGGTCGGCGAGGTGGCCCCCGAGCACGCGCTGCTGAGCCGGGTGACCGAGGGCTCGATGTGGGCCGGCATCGCCCAGATGAAGAAGGGCAACCGGCTGGTCGACGTCTCCCGGGCGATCGAGGGCTACATCCGCCGCCAGCCGCTGCCGCCCAAGGGCAAGTGGGGCATCACCGAGGGGTACGGCGGCCACGGCATCGGCACCGCGATGCACATGGAGCCGCACGTGCTGAACTACGTCGCCGGCCGCGGCAAGGGCCCCAAGCTGATCCCCGGCACGGTGCTGGCGATCGAGCCGATGGTCGGCCTCGGCACCCCGCACACCACCACGCTGGAGGACGACTGGACGGTCGTCACCGACGACGGCACCTGGGCCTCGCACTGGGAGCACTCGGTGGCCGTCACCGAGCAGGGTCCGCTGGTGCTGACCGCCTTCGACGGCGGCCGGGCCGAGCTCGCCAAGCTGGGTATCACCGCAGCTCCGGACCCGTTGGCCTGA
- a CDS encoding adenylate kinase, with the protein MRIVLVGPPGAGKGTQAHVLAKTLSIPHISTGDLFRANISQGTPLGLEAKAYMNEGRLVPDEVTIGMAKDRMLQPDAANGFLLDGFPRNIGQAKALDEFLAEQAISLDGVLDLEVPEDEVVNRIAGRRLCRNDGGHVYHVVYNPSKEEGRCDECGGELYQRPDDTEDKVRTRLEVYHTETEPIIDYYAQQGLLVTIPALGKVDEVTARAIAALEKNKDA; encoded by the coding sequence ATGCGAATCGTCCTCGTCGGGCCTCCCGGGGCCGGGAAGGGTACTCAGGCGCATGTCCTGGCCAAGACCCTGTCCATCCCGCACATCTCCACCGGAGACCTGTTCCGCGCCAACATCAGCCAGGGCACCCCGCTGGGGCTCGAGGCCAAGGCGTACATGAACGAGGGTCGTCTGGTGCCGGACGAGGTCACCATCGGGATGGCCAAGGACCGCATGCTCCAGCCGGACGCCGCCAACGGCTTCCTGCTCGACGGCTTCCCGCGGAACATCGGCCAGGCCAAGGCCCTGGACGAGTTCCTGGCCGAGCAGGCCATCTCCCTGGACGGTGTGCTCGACCTGGAGGTCCCCGAGGACGAGGTCGTCAACCGGATCGCCGGCCGCCGGCTCTGCCGCAACGACGGGGGCCACGTGTACCACGTGGTCTACAACCCGTCGAAGGAGGAGGGCCGCTGCGACGAGTGCGGTGGTGAGCTGTACCAGCGTCCGGACGACACCGAGGACAAGGTGCGGACCCGGCTTGAGGTCTACCACACGGAGACCGAGCCGATCATCGACTACTACGCGCAGCAGGGCCTGCTGGTGACCATCCCGGCCCTCGGCAAGGTGGACGAGGTCACCGCGCGGGCGATCGCCGCGCTGGAGAAGAACAAGGACGCCTGA
- the secY gene encoding preprotein translocase subunit SecY, whose amino-acid sequence MLSAFARAFQTPDLRKKLLFTLGIMVLFRAGAHIPVPGVNFVAVNQCLSDKPGGLFALVNLFSGNALLQLTIFALGIMPYITASIILQLLTVVIPRLEALKKEGQAGTAKITQYTRYLTIALAVLQGTGIVATASSGALFSGCAYADQVVPDQSVFRIATMVITMTAGTTVIMWLGELITDRGIGNGMSILIFTSIAAGFPGSMWQIKQSGTIGGGWVEFFSVIAVGIVVVGLVIFVEQAQRRIPVQYAKRMIGRKAFGGTSTYIPLKVNQAGVIPVIFASSLLYIPALVVQLTNSQAGWATWIRTNFVKGDHPVYMITYFVLIVFFAFFYVAISFNPEEVADNMKKYGGFIPGIRAGRPTAEYLNYVLTRITWPGSLYLGLIALIPMIALVAFGQQTNFPFGGTSVLIVVGVGLETVKQIESQLQQRNYEGFLR is encoded by the coding sequence GTGCTCAGTGCGTTCGCGCGGGCGTTCCAGACGCCCGACCTGCGCAAGAAGCTGCTGTTCACGCTGGGCATCATGGTGCTGTTCAGGGCGGGCGCGCACATTCCCGTACCGGGCGTCAACTTTGTTGCCGTCAACCAGTGTCTGTCGGACAAGCCAGGTGGCCTGTTCGCCCTGGTGAACCTCTTCAGCGGAAATGCGCTGCTGCAGCTGACGATCTTCGCGCTCGGCATCATGCCGTACATCACGGCCAGCATCATCCTCCAGCTCCTCACCGTGGTCATTCCCCGGCTCGAGGCGCTGAAGAAGGAGGGCCAGGCCGGTACGGCGAAGATCACCCAGTACACCCGCTACCTGACCATCGCGCTCGCCGTGCTCCAGGGCACCGGCATCGTCGCGACGGCCTCCAGCGGCGCCCTGTTCAGCGGTTGCGCCTACGCCGACCAGGTCGTGCCGGACCAGTCCGTCTTCCGGATCGCCACCATGGTCATCACGATGACCGCGGGCACCACGGTGATCATGTGGCTGGGTGAGCTGATCACCGACCGCGGTATCGGCAACGGCATGTCCATCCTGATCTTCACCTCCATCGCGGCCGGCTTCCCCGGCTCGATGTGGCAGATCAAGCAGTCCGGCACCATCGGCGGCGGCTGGGTCGAGTTCTTCAGCGTCATCGCGGTCGGCATCGTCGTGGTCGGCCTGGTCATCTTCGTGGAGCAGGCACAGCGCCGGATTCCGGTGCAGTACGCGAAGCGCATGATCGGGCGGAAGGCGTTCGGCGGCACCTCGACCTACATCCCGCTGAAGGTGAACCAGGCGGGTGTGATCCCGGTCATCTTCGCCTCCTCGCTCCTCTACATTCCGGCCCTGGTGGTTCAGCTCACCAACAGCCAGGCCGGCTGGGCGACCTGGATCCGGACAAACTTCGTCAAGGGCGACCACCCGGTCTACATGATCACGTACTTCGTGCTGATCGTGTTCTTCGCCTTCTTCTACGTGGCCATCTCCTTCAACCCCGAAGAAGTTGCCGACAATATGAAGAAGTATGGTGGGTTCATCCCGGGTATCCGGGCCGGCCGACCGACGGCCGAGTACCTGAACTACGTGCTCACCCGTATCACGTGGCCGGGTTCGCTCTACCTGGGTCTGATCGCGTTGATCCCGATGATCGCCCTGGTCGCCTTCGGACAGCAGACCAACTTCCCGTTCGGCGGCACCAGCGTCCTCATCGTCGTCGGCGTGGGCCTCGAAACTGTCAAGCAGATCGAGAGCCAACTCCAGCAGCGTAACTACGAAGGGTTCCTCCGCTGA
- the rplO gene encoding 50S ribosomal protein L15, protein MADSPLKVHNLKPAPGAKTAKIRVGRGEGSKGKTAGRGTKGTKARYQVPQRFEGGQMPLHMRLPKLKGFKNPAHKQFQVVNLDKLAELYPQGGEVTVADLIEKGAVRKNELVKVLGQGDIAVALQVTVDAVSGSAAEKITAAGGTVTELL, encoded by the coding sequence ATGGCGGACTCTCCGCTGAAGGTCCACAACCTGAAGCCTGCCCCGGGTGCCAAGACCGCCAAGATCCGTGTGGGTCGTGGTGAAGGTTCCAAGGGTAAGACCGCAGGTCGTGGTACCAAGGGCACCAAGGCCCGCTACCAGGTTCCGCAGCGCTTCGAGGGTGGCCAGATGCCCCTCCACATGCGCCTGCCGAAGCTGAAGGGCTTCAAGAACCCGGCCCACAAGCAGTTCCAGGTCGTGAACCTGGACAAGCTGGCCGAGCTCTACCCGCAGGGTGGCGAGGTCACCGTGGCCGACCTGATCGAGAAGGGCGCCGTTCGCAAGAACGAGCTCGTCAAGGTCCTCGGCCAGGGCGACATCGCGGTGGCGCTGCAGGTGACGGTCGACGCCGTCTCCGGCTCCGCGGCCGAGAAGATCACCGCCGCCGGCGGCACCGTCACCGAGCTCCTCTGA
- the rpmD gene encoding 50S ribosomal protein L30 yields the protein MARLKITQTKSYIGSKQNHRDTLRSLGLKRMNDVVVKEDRPEIRGMAQTVRHLVTVEEVD from the coding sequence ATGGCTCGCCTCAAGATCACGCAGACCAAGTCCTACATCGGTAGCAAGCAGAACCACCGTGACACCCTTCGTTCGCTTGGTCTCAAGCGGATGAACGACGTGGTCGTGAAGGAGGACCGTCCCGAGATCCGCGGGATGGCCCAGACTGTCCGTCACCTCGTCACGGTCGAGGAGGTTGACTGA
- the rpsE gene encoding 30S ribosomal protein S5, producing the protein MAGPQRRGSGAGGGTGGGERRDRKRDDRGNAPAVEKTAYVERVVAINRVAKVVKGGRRFSFTALVVVGDGDGTVGVGYGKAKEVPAAIAKGVEEAKKNFFKVPRIQGTIPHPIQGEKAAGVVLLKPASPGTGVIAGGPVRAVLECAGVHDILSKSLGSDNAINIVHATVAALKGLVRPEEIAARRGLPLEDVAPAALLRARAAGVSA; encoded by the coding sequence ATGGCTGGACCCCAGCGCCGCGGTAGCGGCGCCGGCGGCGGCACCGGCGGTGGCGAGCGGCGTGACCGTAAGCGTGACGACCGGGGCAACGCTCCCGCCGTCGAGAAGACTGCTTACGTTGAGCGCGTCGTAGCGATCAACCGAGTCGCCAAGGTTGTCAAGGGTGGTCGTCGTTTCAGCTTCACCGCGCTGGTCGTGGTGGGCGACGGTGACGGCACCGTGGGTGTCGGATACGGCAAGGCGAAGGAGGTTCCGGCCGCCATCGCCAAGGGCGTTGAGGAGGCCAAGAAGAACTTCTTCAAGGTCCCCCGTATCCAGGGCACCATCCCGCACCCGATCCAGGGCGAGAAGGCCGCTGGCGTCGTGCTCCTGAAGCCGGCTTCCCCCGGTACCGGCGTTATCGCCGGTGGCCCGGTGCGTGCCGTCCTGGAGTGCGCCGGCGTCCACGACATCCTGTCGAAGTCGCTCGGCTCGGACAACGCGATCAACATCGTGCACGCCACGGTGGCTGCTCTGAAGGGCCTCGTGCGCCCCGAGGAGATCGCTGCCCGCCGTGGCCTGCCGCTGGAGGACGTGGCTCCCGCCGCTCTGCTGCGGGCGCGTGCTGCAGGGGTGAGCGCCTGA
- the rplR gene encoding 50S ribosomal protein L18, whose product MSVSVKIGKGNAYKNAARKRRAIRVRKRVTGTELRPRLVVTRSNRHMVAQVIDDAKGHTLASASTLDVSIRGNEGDKTELAKKVGALVAERAKAAGIESVVFDRAGNRYAGRIAALADAAREAGLDF is encoded by the coding sequence ATGAGCGTCTCTGTCAAGATCGGCAAGGGCAACGCCTACAAGAACGCCGCCCGCAAGCGCCGCGCCATCCGCGTTCGCAAGCGCGTCACCGGCACCGAGCTGCGTCCGCGGCTCGTGGTGACCCGCTCGAACCGTCACATGGTCGCCCAGGTCATCGACGACGCCAAGGGTCACACCCTGGCGTCGGCGTCCACCCTCGATGTTTCCATCCGTGGCAACGAGGGCGACAAGACCGAGCTGGCCAAGAAGGTCGGAGCCCTGGTCGCCGAGCGCGCCAAGGCCGCCGGCATCGAGTCGGTCGTCTTCGACCGCGCGGGCAACCGGTACGCCGGCCGCATCGCCGCCCTGGCGGACGCGGCTCGTGAGGCCGGGCTCGACTTCTAA